From one Paludisphaera rhizosphaerae genomic stretch:
- a CDS encoding di-heme oxidoredictase family protein, with the protein MHESSLARTRRRVGVGMFWLGALAVAWMATPGVPVIFAPRASAEIRAAGLELFAHEWQPHDPLAQGDGLGPVFNARSCVECHFQGGAGGGGDNQHNVMGFEAFPTQDRPEVKGGLIHRFAVANNLLDSQTELSKCFPVIPNGIRVEGGCQVFTRDFDPVHTEAVNSTALFGAGWIDRISGKTIRYQNLKAATAAIGNEVRGQLGGIGTGRPRVLADGRVGKFGWKAQFATLEEFVAAACANEIGLGSPHMAQAKPMVSLKYPEVERDLTDGQFRSLVAFVDTIPRPVEIAPEGRPQQLRAERGKALFGEIGCAVCHIPDMAGVPGVYTDFLLHRLDDRSRSSGYRETPPVPLPEDYPLPAEWKTPALWGVADSAPYFHDGGSPTLDAAIQRHHGDAEPVTVAYRNLSDVDRAALIGFLKTLRAPTDAEPALIPPTAAKPQLASNR; encoded by the coding sequence ATGCACGAGTCGTCGTTGGCGCGAACCCGCCGTCGGGTTGGGGTGGGTATGTTCTGGCTGGGCGCGCTCGCGGTCGCCTGGATGGCGACGCCGGGGGTGCCTGTGATCTTCGCCCCGCGAGCCTCGGCCGAGATCCGGGCGGCGGGCCTGGAGTTGTTCGCGCACGAGTGGCAGCCTCACGATCCGCTGGCCCAGGGCGACGGGCTCGGGCCGGTCTTCAACGCCCGGTCGTGCGTCGAGTGCCACTTTCAGGGGGGCGCCGGAGGAGGAGGCGACAACCAGCATAACGTCATGGGATTCGAGGCGTTCCCGACCCAGGATCGGCCCGAGGTTAAAGGGGGCCTGATCCATCGCTTCGCCGTCGCCAACAACCTCCTCGACAGCCAAACCGAGTTGAGCAAGTGCTTCCCTGTCATCCCCAACGGGATTCGGGTCGAGGGCGGGTGCCAGGTCTTCACCCGGGACTTCGACCCGGTCCACACCGAGGCCGTGAACTCCACCGCGCTCTTCGGGGCGGGTTGGATCGACCGGATCTCCGGCAAGACGATCCGCTACCAGAACCTGAAGGCCGCGACGGCGGCGATCGGCAACGAGGTCCGTGGCCAGCTCGGAGGGATCGGCACGGGGAGGCCGCGAGTGCTCGCCGACGGTCGCGTGGGCAAGTTCGGCTGGAAGGCCCAATTCGCCACGCTGGAGGAGTTCGTGGCGGCCGCCTGCGCCAATGAGATCGGCCTGGGGAGCCCCCACATGGCACAGGCGAAACCGATGGTCAGCCTGAAGTATCCGGAGGTCGAGCGCGACCTGACCGACGGCCAGTTCCGTTCGCTGGTCGCCTTCGTCGATACGATCCCTCGCCCGGTCGAGATCGCACCTGAAGGTCGTCCCCAGCAGCTTCGAGCCGAGCGTGGCAAGGCTCTATTCGGCGAGATCGGCTGCGCGGTCTGCCACATCCCAGACATGGCGGGCGTCCCGGGAGTCTACACCGACTTCCTGCTGCACCGGCTCGACGACCGATCCAGGTCGAGCGGGTATCGCGAGACGCCCCCGGTCCCGCTGCCGGAGGACTATCCGCTCCCCGCGGAGTGGAAGACGCCCGCCCTGTGGGGCGTGGCCGACTCCGCCCCCTATTTCCACGACGGCGGCTCGCCGACCCTGGATGCCGCCATCCAGCGCCATCACGGCGACGCCGAACCGGTCACTGTGGCGTACCGGAATCTCTCCGACGTCGATCGAGCTGCTCTGATCGGCTTCCTCAAGACGCTCCGCGCCCCGACCGACGCCGAGCCGGCCCTCATCCCGCCGACGGCGGCGAAGCCGCAACTGGCCTCGAACCGCTGA
- a CDS encoding type III polyketide synthase, with the protein MPGIPAVARAALAIGYAQSPLNIAFDMPFESPAEVAMHIELLAIGTATPALNITRSESVDAARALCAEDDDQGELLVSLYRQSGVETRQVVYRPEEFRRIVYGEGEYDSPFISKGIGDPGPSTACRMERFEVEALPLATESSRQALERSGVDPGSITHLITVSCTGMAAPGVDFGLMKALGLPATVERTNVGFMGCHGALNALRVARGLIAAEPEARVLLCSVELCSLHYSYGWNPKRMVGNALFADGSAAAVLAGSLGGDRSRRWRVAANAACLFPNSEQAMSWFVRDHGFEMVLSTRVPGLIQKHLAPWLETWLQGRGLAIKDVASWAVHPGGPRVLVGVQEALGLEADATDASRSVLARHGNMSSATVLFILDELIRRDAPRPCVALGFGPGLAAEGALLV; encoded by the coding sequence GTGCCTGGAATACCGGCCGTCGCTCGCGCGGCCCTTGCTATCGGTTATGCACAAAGCCCCCTGAACATCGCCTTCGACATGCCGTTCGAAAGCCCCGCCGAGGTCGCCATGCATATCGAGCTACTCGCGATCGGGACCGCGACTCCCGCCCTGAATATCACTCGATCCGAGTCGGTCGACGCCGCCCGCGCCCTCTGTGCGGAGGACGACGACCAGGGCGAGCTGCTGGTTTCGCTCTACCGCCAATCGGGGGTCGAAACGCGGCAGGTCGTCTACCGACCCGAGGAATTCCGGCGGATCGTCTACGGCGAAGGCGAATACGACTCGCCGTTCATCTCCAAGGGGATCGGCGACCCGGGGCCCTCGACGGCCTGCCGCATGGAACGGTTCGAGGTCGAGGCCCTGCCGCTGGCGACCGAGTCGAGCCGCCAGGCGCTGGAGCGATCCGGCGTCGACCCGGGGTCAATCACGCATTTGATCACCGTTTCCTGCACGGGCATGGCCGCGCCGGGGGTCGATTTCGGGCTCATGAAGGCGCTCGGACTGCCGGCGACGGTGGAGCGAACCAACGTCGGATTCATGGGCTGCCACGGGGCGTTGAACGCGCTCCGCGTGGCGCGGGGCCTGATCGCGGCCGAGCCCGAGGCTCGCGTGCTCCTCTGCTCCGTGGAACTCTGCAGCCTCCATTACTCCTACGGCTGGAACCCCAAGCGGATGGTCGGAAACGCCCTCTTCGCCGACGGCTCCGCGGCCGCCGTGCTGGCGGGCTCGCTGGGCGGCGATCGATCGCGGCGATGGCGCGTGGCCGCCAACGCCGCCTGCCTGTTCCCGAACTCCGAGCAGGCGATGTCATGGTTCGTCCGCGACCACGGCTTCGAGATGGTCCTCTCGACGCGCGTCCCGGGCCTGATCCAGAAACACCTCGCCCCATGGTTGGAGACGTGGCTCCAAGGGCGCGGGCTGGCGATAAAAGATGTGGCCTCGTGGGCCGTCCACCCCGGGGGGCCGCGCGTCCTCGTCGGCGTGCAGGAGGCGCTCGGATTGGAGGCGGACGCCACCGATGCCTCGCGGTCGGTCCTCGCCCGTCACGGCAACATGTCGTCGGCGACGGTCCTGTTCATCCTCGACGAGTTGATCCGTCGCGACGCCCCCCGGCCCTGCGTGGCGCTGGGGTTCGGGCCGGGCCTGGCGGCCGAGGGAGCCCTGCTCGTCTGA
- the lysS gene encoding lysine--tRNA ligase produces MSEESRDGLEAVRAEKLRKIADLGIDPWGRRFDDHRSIASVRAIDPPKPAEGETPEPGPAVRVAGRIMLRRGQGKVVFLEVRDWTERIQVFIGKKQVGDACWALVDLLDLGDLIGVDGTLGYTKTGELTVFATDLTFLGKSLAPPPEKWHGLTDQERRYRQRYVDLFTNPESLQTFLGRSTIVRTFRKVMEERGFIEVETPTMQSIAGGAAARPFVTHHNTLDIDLFMRIAPELYLKRLLVGGMERVFEIGRVYRNEGISPKHNPEFTMMEAYQAYGDYHSMMDLTEGLICAAIQAVGGGYQRSWGEKTIDFTPPWPRRAYLDLLKEHAQVDPEDFEAVKARAAEKGIETNGRDRDVIISDLFEATVEDALIGPVFVIDYPAAICPLTKRKASDPRLAERFELFVDGIELANAYTELNDPYLQEDLFRSQLAGQKEEDSMAKMDEDFVQALKNAMPPAGGLGIGIDRLCMLLLNKASIRDVVLFPLMRPIVAGGAEIVAGKTTAHGTGSVTRPADELEEDSSEI; encoded by the coding sequence ATGTCCGAAGAGTCGCGGGACGGCCTGGAAGCGGTGCGGGCCGAGAAGTTGCGGAAGATCGCCGACCTGGGGATCGATCCCTGGGGTCGCCGGTTCGACGACCATAGGTCCATTGCGTCCGTACGCGCCATCGATCCGCCGAAACCCGCCGAGGGCGAGACGCCCGAGCCCGGCCCGGCCGTCCGGGTCGCCGGCCGGATCATGCTCAGGCGCGGACAGGGGAAGGTCGTCTTCCTCGAAGTTCGCGACTGGACCGAACGCATCCAGGTCTTCATCGGCAAGAAGCAGGTCGGCGACGCCTGCTGGGCCCTCGTCGACCTGCTGGACCTCGGCGACCTGATCGGCGTCGACGGCACGCTCGGCTACACCAAGACGGGCGAGTTGACGGTCTTCGCGACCGACCTCACCTTCCTGGGTAAGAGCCTGGCCCCCCCTCCGGAGAAGTGGCACGGGTTGACCGACCAGGAGCGGCGGTATCGCCAGCGGTACGTCGACCTCTTCACCAACCCGGAGTCGCTCCAGACCTTCCTGGGCCGGTCGACGATCGTCCGCACCTTCCGCAAGGTGATGGAGGAGCGTGGGTTCATCGAGGTCGAGACCCCGACGATGCAGTCCATCGCCGGCGGCGCCGCGGCCCGGCCGTTCGTGACGCACCACAACACGCTCGACATCGATCTCTTCATGCGGATCGCCCCGGAGCTGTACCTCAAGCGGCTCCTCGTCGGCGGCATGGAACGGGTCTTCGAGATCGGCCGCGTCTACCGCAACGAGGGGATCAGCCCCAAGCACAACCCCGAATTCACGATGATGGAAGCCTACCAGGCGTACGGCGACTATCACTCGATGATGGACCTGACCGAAGGTCTCATCTGCGCCGCGATCCAGGCGGTCGGCGGCGGCTATCAGCGGTCGTGGGGTGAGAAGACCATCGACTTCACCCCCCCCTGGCCTCGCCGCGCGTATCTGGACCTCCTGAAGGAACACGCCCAGGTCGACCCCGAGGACTTCGAGGCCGTGAAGGCTCGCGCCGCCGAGAAGGGGATCGAGACCAACGGCCGCGACCGAGACGTGATCATCAGCGACCTGTTCGAGGCGACCGTCGAGGACGCCCTGATCGGCCCGGTCTTCGTCATCGACTACCCGGCGGCGATCTGCCCGCTGACCAAGCGGAAGGCGTCCGACCCGCGGCTGGCCGAGCGGTTCGAGCTGTTCGTCGACGGCATCGAGCTGGCCAACGCCTACACCGAGTTGAACGACCCGTACCTGCAAGAGGATCTCTTCCGCAGCCAGCTCGCCGGGCAGAAGGAAGAGGACTCGATGGCCAAGATGGACGAGGACTTCGTGCAGGCCCTCAAAAATGCGATGCCCCCGGCCGGCGGCCTGGGGATCGGCATCGACCGGCTCTGCATGCTCCTCCTGAACAAGGCGAGCATCCGCGA
- a CDS encoding metallophosphoesterase family protein, with product MDATELERFFFRPPAESAVVRTAQRRLSSDLFRAPRLQTDRSPYHLDLADVLPTRARAVAEAKKLVFHTVGDTGGVNGNGAQINVADHMAHQINNSTLPDQPSFLFHLGDVVYYHGQDEAYHDQFYNPYQDYPAPIFAIPGNHDGDTEDPEETLGPFLKHFCARTPSHEPEAGHSDRPTMIQPNCYWRLNTPVATIVGLYSNVSGELDNTDKGETTQRDWLVDQLRTAPADRCLIVAVHHPVYSFGKHGSTLRVRQALEFAITTSGRPPDAVLTGHDHCYQRFTLKRDGRRIPFIVAGAGGFATYSDLTKVREDTDPPPGVKLEAFDDDHPGFLRITVEADSLIGEYFTVPKAGKEKDPEKLRDSFKLDLRTHKFV from the coding sequence ATGGACGCAACGGAACTCGAGAGATTCTTCTTCCGCCCCCCGGCCGAGAGCGCCGTGGTCAGGACGGCGCAACGTCGCCTGAGCAGCGACCTCTTCCGCGCTCCCAGGCTTCAGACGGACCGGTCGCCCTACCATCTCGATCTTGCCGACGTGCTGCCGACCCGCGCGCGGGCCGTCGCCGAGGCGAAGAAGCTTGTGTTCCACACGGTCGGAGACACGGGCGGCGTGAACGGCAACGGCGCGCAGATCAACGTCGCCGATCACATGGCGCATCAGATCAACAATTCGACCCTGCCCGATCAACCGTCGTTCCTCTTTCATCTCGGGGACGTCGTCTACTACCACGGGCAGGACGAGGCCTATCACGACCAGTTCTACAATCCGTACCAGGACTATCCCGCGCCGATCTTTGCGATCCCTGGGAATCACGACGGCGACACCGAGGATCCCGAAGAGACGCTCGGGCCGTTCCTCAAGCACTTTTGCGCGCGGACGCCCAGCCATGAGCCGGAAGCCGGCCATTCGGACCGTCCGACGATGATCCAGCCGAACTGCTACTGGCGGCTCAACACCCCCGTCGCCACGATCGTCGGCCTCTACTCAAACGTCTCGGGCGAGCTCGACAACACCGACAAGGGGGAGACGACGCAGCGAGACTGGCTCGTCGACCAACTCCGCACGGCCCCGGCCGACCGCTGTCTCATCGTCGCCGTGCATCACCCGGTGTACTCCTTCGGCAAGCATGGCAGCACGCTTCGGGTGCGTCAGGCTCTTGAGTTCGCCATCACAACGAGTGGACGGCCGCCGGACGCGGTGCTGACGGGCCACGATCATTGCTACCAGCGTTTCACCCTGAAACGCGACGGCCGGCGCATCCCCTTCATCGTCGCCGGGGCGGGGGGCTTCGCGACTTACAGCGACCTGACCAAGGTTCGCGAGGACACCGACCCTCCGCCGGGCGTCAAGCTCGAAGCCTTCGACGACGACCACCCGGGCTTCCTCCGGATCACCGTGGAGGCCGACAGTCTCATCGGCGAGTACTTCACGGTGCCCAAGGCCGGCAAGGAGAAGGATCCGGAGAAGCTTCGGGACAGCTTCAAGCTCGACCTCAGGACGCACAAGTTCGTATGA
- a CDS encoding leucine-rich repeat domain-containing protein codes for MMLEHRQPTSGPDMDDGQPPPKRRLRLSVRALLLVVVLVGGALGWLAFKIREARAQAAIVAAIHRAGGGAGYGWRRDVGGYYYDDSTFCVPRWLVDLIGEDYFADVTLVSFRRWSSLNGPPRDLEPVMAEIGRLQRLEILDLTNSGVSDEALSHLKGLPNLQILWLEGTGVGDAGLSHLADLIHLRSLSLDKTSIRGPELAHLSSLRELELLTLRDSALTDQGMPHLAVLTGLKRLDLEQTAVTDAGVSLLVDLPLLQWLIVRQTQVGEAGLLELKESRSLLGVTVNPALFLGGNEERLREAVSPLLIN; via the coding sequence ATGATGCTTGAGCACCGCCAGCCGACCTCGGGGCCCGATATGGACGATGGCCAGCCCCCGCCGAAACGTCGCCTTCGACTCAGCGTCCGGGCTCTGCTCCTTGTGGTCGTCCTCGTGGGAGGCGCGCTCGGTTGGCTTGCGTTCAAGATTCGCGAGGCCCGCGCCCAGGCCGCGATTGTAGCCGCAATCCATAGGGCTGGAGGAGGCGCGGGATACGGCTGGAGACGGGACGTCGGGGGATATTACTACGACGACTCGACTTTCTGCGTGCCGCGCTGGCTGGTCGACCTGATCGGCGAGGATTACTTCGCGGACGTGACTCTCGTGAGCTTCAGGAGATGGTCCAGCCTCAACGGCCCTCCCCGTGATCTCGAGCCGGTCATGGCCGAGATCGGCCGACTCCAGCGACTTGAAATCCTGGACCTAACGAATTCCGGCGTCAGCGACGAGGCCCTCTCACATCTTAAGGGTCTGCCGAATCTCCAGATTCTGTGGCTCGAAGGGACGGGGGTCGGGGACGCCGGCCTGTCGCACCTTGCCGATTTGATCCATCTGCGTTCGCTCTCGCTGGATAAAACGAGCATCCGCGGGCCCGAACTGGCGCATCTCTCGAGCCTCAGGGAACTCGAACTGCTCACCCTGAGAGATTCGGCCCTCACCGATCAGGGGATGCCCCACCTGGCGGTTCTGACAGGGTTGAAGCGTCTCGACCTGGAACAGACTGCCGTCACCGACGCCGGGGTCTCACTCCTTGTCGATCTGCCGCTCCTGCAATGGCTCATCGTTCGACAAACCCAGGTGGGAGAAGCGGGCCTTCTGGAGCTGAAGGAATCGCGCTCGCTGCTCGGCGTGACCGTGAATCCCGCGCTTTTTCTGGGCGGAAACGAGGAGCGACTGAGGGAAGCCGTCTCGCCGTTGCTCATCAATTGA
- a CDS encoding NAD(P)/FAD-dependent oxidoreductase: MTIGAGLPSYDVVVAGAGPAGAMTARELARRGVRVLLVDRAEFPRTKVCGCCLNPRALAALGRTGLGELTARLRAVPLTGIELATCHRRAAVDHDLGVAVSRESFDAALVDAAVAAGAEFQPRTSARLIVGSSPGCSRLRLNGEGRSFEVAARFVVSATGLADSLFAAGSRTSASPKAKLGAGAIVAHPPAGFQPGRIYMACGREGYVGLVVLEDGRLDLAAALNPVAVREAGGIGALAASILGKSRFPAVPRVDALPWKGTALLTRSPDRLVESGVLRVGDSAGYVEPFTGEGMAWALTGGEALATILAESISGLEDSPAARWSHVYRTRIARRQLVCRAASRALRTPWMTRTLVRCLEYRPSLARPLLSVMHKAP, from the coding sequence ATGACGATTGGCGCGGGCCTCCCCTCTTATGATGTGGTCGTCGCTGGAGCCGGCCCAGCCGGTGCGATGACCGCGCGCGAACTCGCGCGACGCGGCGTTCGCGTACTCCTCGTCGATCGGGCCGAGTTTCCCCGGACCAAGGTCTGCGGCTGCTGCCTCAATCCCCGCGCCCTGGCGGCGCTCGGCAGGACAGGCCTGGGCGAGCTGACCGCGCGCCTCCGCGCAGTTCCTCTGACGGGCATCGAGCTGGCGACGTGTCACCGCCGCGCCGCAGTCGATCACGACCTCGGCGTCGCCGTCTCGCGCGAATCGTTCGACGCCGCGTTGGTGGACGCGGCCGTCGCGGCGGGGGCCGAGTTTCAGCCAAGGACCTCGGCACGGCTGATCGTCGGATCGTCACCGGGGTGCAGTCGCCTTCGCCTCAACGGCGAGGGCCGGTCGTTCGAGGTCGCCGCTCGGTTCGTCGTCTCGGCGACGGGATTGGCCGACAGTCTTTTCGCGGCTGGAAGCCGGACCTCCGCTTCGCCAAAGGCCAAGCTCGGGGCCGGAGCGATCGTCGCGCATCCCCCCGCGGGGTTCCAACCTGGCCGGATCTACATGGCCTGCGGCCGCGAGGGGTACGTGGGACTGGTCGTCCTGGAAGACGGTCGGCTGGACCTGGCGGCGGCGCTCAATCCGGTCGCCGTGCGTGAGGCCGGCGGCATTGGGGCGCTCGCCGCGTCGATCCTGGGAAAGAGCCGGTTCCCCGCCGTGCCGCGGGTCGACGCCCTGCCCTGGAAGGGGACGGCGCTGCTGACTCGGTCGCCCGATCGGCTCGTCGAATCGGGCGTGCTGCGAGTCGGCGACTCCGCCGGCTACGTCGAGCCGTTCACCGGCGAGGGGATGGCCTGGGCCCTAACCGGCGGCGAGGCGCTCGCGACGATTCTCGCCGAGTCCATCTCCGGCCTCGAGGACTCCCCGGCAGCCCGCTGGTCCCACGTTTATCGGACGCGGATCGCGCGTCGACAACTCGTCTGCCGGGCCGCTTCCCGAGCCCTCCGCACGCCCTGGATGACGCGGACCCTGGTCCGGTGCCTGGAATACCGGCCGTCGCTCGCGCGGCCCTTGCTATCGGTTATGCACAAAGCCCCCTGA
- a CDS encoding DUF1559 family PulG-like putative transporter gives MALLLPAVQAAREAARRAQCVNNLKQIGLGLHNYVSQQNCFPPLCGNMWAQGISASPGWGNWPLGWGVMLMPMMEGQTLANAANFCYGADQQENYQTVCRARVATFICPSESQAAGPWQSQTWTNYCANVGGPGALGTWSGVIVPMRETATDKIGTNYPTKAGTVTIAALTDGTSNTVAISERLIGLSSGNYTVNSPQAKRVVFGPVTAGTADSGNLAQAQAFVQSCRSLPGSSTTAGTTNNVWIAGAVWSASHGNTLRFNAFTHVNTPNGLSCMAENYPPGQAIDAMTPSSNHSGGVNACLADGSVRFIKDSISIPTWWALGSRSGGEVISADAY, from the coding sequence ATCGCCCTTCTTCTCCCGGCCGTCCAGGCTGCACGCGAGGCTGCTCGACGCGCTCAGTGCGTCAACAACCTCAAGCAGATCGGCCTTGGGCTGCACAACTACGTGTCGCAGCAGAACTGCTTCCCGCCGCTTTGCGGCAACATGTGGGCTCAAGGCATCAGCGCCAGCCCCGGCTGGGGCAACTGGCCGTTGGGTTGGGGTGTCATGCTGATGCCCATGATGGAGGGCCAGACCCTCGCTAATGCGGCGAACTTCTGCTACGGGGCCGACCAGCAGGAGAACTATCAGACGGTCTGTCGGGCGCGGGTGGCGACGTTCATCTGCCCGTCGGAGAGCCAGGCCGCGGGCCCGTGGCAGTCGCAGACGTGGACGAACTACTGCGCCAACGTCGGCGGCCCTGGGGCGCTGGGCACCTGGAGTGGCGTGATCGTGCCGATGCGGGAGACCGCCACGGACAAGATCGGGACCAACTACCCCACCAAGGCCGGGACGGTCACCATCGCCGCCCTGACCGACGGTACGTCGAACACCGTGGCCATCAGCGAACGGCTGATCGGACTTTCCTCGGGCAACTACACCGTCAACTCACCCCAGGCGAAGCGGGTCGTTTTCGGCCCCGTGACCGCAGGCACGGCCGACTCGGGCAATCTCGCCCAGGCCCAGGCCTTCGTCCAGAGCTGCCGGTCGTTGCCGGGCAGCAGCACCACGGCCGGCACGACGAACAATGTTTGGATTGCCGGGGCGGTCTGGTCGGCCTCGCACGGCAACACCTTGCGGTTCAACGCTTTCACTCATGTGAACACGCCGAACGGGCTCTCCTGCATGGCCGAGAACTACCCCCCGGGCCAGGCCATCGACGCCATGACCCCCAGCAGCAACCACTCCGGCGGCGTCAACGCCTGCCTGGCGGACGGCTCGGTCCGCTTCATCAAGGACTCGATCAGCATCCCGACCTGGTGGGCCCTGGGCTCGCGGTCGGGCGGCGAGGTCATCAGCGCCGACGCGTATTGA
- a CDS encoding DUF2867 domain-containing protein yields the protein MTTTEDPSTTRREETRSRRFDPSAIPLKDVHRIPCSAPSKILFDCVRRLGGETGWHGTDALWRFRGAIDRLLGGVGMRKGRRSPVDLRLGDPVDFWRVERTGPGRLLLRAEMRNPGTAWLEFLVYPDGDRSELRLAVYFRPIPFWGQLYYFASYPAHWLVFQRMARGIVRAAERRWGRGTTG from the coding sequence ATGACCACGACCGAAGACCCCTCGACGACTCGTCGGGAAGAAACGCGTTCTCGGCGGTTCGATCCGTCGGCGATTCCGCTCAAGGACGTGCACCGTATCCCCTGCTCCGCCCCATCCAAGATCCTGTTCGATTGCGTTCGGCGTCTCGGGGGCGAGACTGGATGGCACGGCACAGACGCCCTCTGGCGCTTTCGCGGCGCGATCGACCGCCTGCTCGGCGGCGTGGGTATGCGCAAAGGCCGTCGTAGTCCGGTCGACTTGCGTCTCGGAGACCCGGTCGACTTCTGGCGCGTCGAGAGGACCGGTCCTGGAAGGCTGCTCCTCAGGGCCGAGATGAGGAATCCAGGGACGGCCTGGCTGGAATTCCTGGTGTACCCCGACGGCGACAGGTCGGAACTGCGGCTGGCCGTCTACTTCCGGCCCATCCCCTTCTGGGGACAGCTCTATTACTTCGCCTCATACCCTGCTCACTGGCTGGTCTTTCAACGGATGGCCAGAGGAATTGTGAGAGCGGCCGAGCGGCGGTGGGGAAGAGGAACAACCGGGTGA
- a CDS encoding methyltransferase domain-containing protein, translating into MTLPPDLRTRRRQPELMDQPGLDPAEHRQALEALRRVNAFSLGSRAVWPQVQAFCRQRAAMSPGEAVRLLDVASGGGDFAVRIARRARREGLPLEVSGCDVSPFAIQHASEQASRAGVEASFFRHDALTGPLPAGFDVLTCSLFLHHLDPPAAVALLRAMREAGSLVLVDDLERGRLGWLLAYAGIRILSRSTVAHVDGPLSVEGAFTRDEVRRMALEAGWSAPEVIPRWPCRFLLVGRS; encoded by the coding sequence ATGACGCTCCCTCCCGACCTCCGAACGCGGCGTCGTCAGCCCGAATTGATGGACCAACCGGGCCTCGACCCAGCGGAGCATCGGCAGGCCCTGGAGGCGCTTCGTCGAGTCAACGCTTTCAGCCTGGGAAGTCGGGCGGTTTGGCCGCAGGTCCAGGCCTTCTGCCGGCAGCGCGCTGCTATGTCTCCCGGAGAGGCCGTGCGGCTGCTCGACGTGGCGAGCGGCGGCGGCGACTTCGCCGTCCGGATCGCTCGCCGGGCTCGCCGCGAGGGCCTGCCGCTGGAGGTCTCTGGCTGCGACGTGAGCCCGTTCGCGATCCAGCACGCCTCGGAACAGGCGAGCCGCGCCGGGGTCGAGGCTTCTTTCTTTCGACACGACGCTCTGACAGGTCCGCTCCCTGCCGGCTTCGACGTCCTGACGTGCTCCCTCTTCCTCCACCACCTGGACCCGCCGGCAGCCGTCGCCTTGCTCCGGGCCATGCGTGAGGCGGGATCGCTGGTCCTGGTCGACGACCTGGAGCGCGGACGGCTCGGCTGGCTGCTGGCGTATGCGGGCATCCGAATCCTCTCGCGATCGACCGTCGCCCACGTCGACGGCCCTCTGTCCGTGGAGGGAGCGTTCACCCGCGACGAGGTCCGCCGGATGGCTCTGGAGGCTGGCTGGTCGGCTCCCGAAGTCATCCCCCGCTGGCCCTGCCGCTTTCTCCTGGTGGGACGGTCCTGA